Proteins from one Juglans microcarpa x Juglans regia isolate MS1-56 chromosome 1S, Jm3101_v1.0, whole genome shotgun sequence genomic window:
- the LOC121247293 gene encoding uncharacterized protein LOC121247293, which translates to MGIGANRLKPVPTTLKGFTRDVVQPMGSITLPVSVSTDPHIATSMTQFLLVRTWSAYNVIIGRPTLNALKAITSTYHLKMKFLTRAGIGEVRGEQVLARECYVQELRSGQGEVRRRQSSHQGPK; encoded by the coding sequence ATGGGAATCGGTGCGAATCGACTGAAACCAGTGCCAACTACATTAAAAGGGTTCACTAGAGATGTGGTACAACCAATGGGGTCCATTACATTGCCAGTATCTGTAAGCACAGACCCTCATATCGCCACATCAATGACTCAGTTTTTACTGGTGAGAACTTGGTCAGCATACAATGTAATCATTGGACGACCCACATTAAATGCTTTGAAGGCTATTACATCTACCTATCATCTAAAAATGAAGTTCTTGACAAGAGCTGGAATAGGCGAGGTACGTGGGGAACAAGTCTTAGCCAGAGAATGTTATGTGCAGGAGCTCAGATCAGGGCAAGGAGAAGTCAGGAGGAGGCAATCTTCCCACCAGGGCCCCAAATAA